One Streptomyces sp. SAI-135 DNA segment encodes these proteins:
- a CDS encoding small secreted protein gives MEGTNPVNKKLAAALSGGAVLVLALSGCGGSEDNKELDAWAKKVCDLVPAQNKKITAAYDAITKAAEDTESTPAELQKADSQAFQDLSDGYKARATVIKNAGAPPGAEDGAKKLQEAVRQLTALSASYADMKTQVDKLDTKDQAKFATGLKDVSAEMKQVETQRQTALTALKDLESGDTKKALSEQSGCKAASTSPAASASATDS, from the coding sequence ATGGAAGGGACCAATCCGGTGAACAAGAAGCTCGCGGCCGCACTGTCCGGCGGTGCGGTACTGGTACTGGCGCTGTCGGGATGCGGTGGCAGCGAGGACAACAAGGAACTCGACGCCTGGGCCAAGAAGGTCTGCGACCTGGTGCCGGCCCAGAACAAGAAGATCACGGCGGCCTACGACGCGATCACCAAGGCGGCCGAGGACACCGAGAGCACCCCGGCGGAGCTCCAGAAGGCCGACTCCCAGGCCTTCCAGGACCTGTCCGACGGCTACAAGGCGCGCGCCACGGTCATCAAGAACGCCGGGGCGCCTCCCGGTGCCGAGGACGGAGCGAAGAAGCTCCAGGAGGCCGTCAGGCAGCTCACGGCCCTCTCGGCGTCGTACGCCGACATGAAGACACAGGTGGACAAGCTCGACACCAAGGACCAGGCGAAGTTCGCGACCGGTCTCAAGGACGTCTCCGCCGAGATGAAGCAGGTGGAGACGCAGCGTCAGACCGCGCTCACGGCCCTGAAGGACCTGGAGTCGGGCGACACCAAGAAGGCGCTGTCCGAGCAGTCGGGCTGCAAGGCGGCGTCCACGTCGCCGGCCGCGTCCGCCTCGGCGACGGACAGCTGA